The Lactobacillus sp. ESL0680 DNA segment CATGTTAAAATTAGCTAAAATCTGCGCCGTAAGGGCTAGTTTTGCGTTACAGTAGACGAATAGATGGGATGATTATGTTGAAAAAAGTTAAGCGGCGCTACTGGGTGGCGTTAATTATAGCGATTATCGGATTAATATTGACGGTCTGCACTTATTTTGCAACTACAATTTATAGTAAAGATGATGTGGCAGTTATCACGGACCATACGATTAAGGACACTTTAGTGCAGAAAAATCGTGATGTCTACAATAATCATGATGAAACCAGAAAGCAGATTTTGCACCTCAAGATTTTATCTGGAAAATATCGCGGGCGTACCTTTACAGCTCCGAATATCTATTATCCCTCGCAAATGGTCACGCAAAAATACCGCGCGGGGCAGCGGGTATTTGTCAGTATCAGGAGCGGCGATCCGGCAATCAAGAACCCCAAGCGTGATTGGGTTCTGGTCTTGGCGTTAACCGTGACAATTGTCTTAATGGTCTTGGTTGCAGGTAAGGAGTCATTGGGCTTAGTTGTTTCAATGGCATTAAGCTGGCTATTGTTTTATCTTGTAATTATCTGCGACGTGAAGTTAAATGGTTCCTACATTATTCTGTTATTTGGTTTAGCGGATGTTGTGTTCTCGTTCTTCAGCTTGTTAATTGTCCAGGGACTTAATCGCAAAATGCTGGCAACATGGCTGGCGACTTTACTTGGAGTATTCGTTTCCTTTGCACTCTGTTATTTGATTATGCACATTACGGGTGAGTCCGAAATTAAGTATGAAACTGGTGACTACGCGACCCAAGACCCGCGCGGGCTCTTTTTAGCCCAAACTTTACTTGGAATTTTGGGTGCAGTTATGGATGAGGCGACAGATATCATTTCCAGTTTATACGAATTGGTTCAAACTAAGAAGGACTTGACCGCTAAGCAAATGATAGCAAGCGGGCGCACGATGGGTCAGGAAATCATGGGGCCACTGATTAATGTGTTGGTCTTGATTTTTATGTCCGAGGCACTGCCCATGACAATTATCTATTTGCGTGATAATAATAGTTTAAGTTCAGCTTTTGGATTTACCTTGTCGCTGGGAGTGACGCAGAGTGTCATTTCGGCAATCGGAATTGTCTTAACGGTAGTGTTTGCGACCGGCTGCAGTCTGTTGTTTTTAGAAGATAAAAAATGGAAGGCGAGGGCTGACAAATGAGTACCTTAATGGCGTTAATTATTGTTTTGGCGGTTTTGATGACGCTAATTGGTGGTGAAACTGGTATTCGTAGCTTCTTTAGTGTGTTAATCAATACACTGCTTTTGATTTTGGTAGCAGTCTTTATTTCGTGGGGAATTAGTATTCCGGTCTTGATTTTGTTATTTATTCCGTTAAAATTAGTAACAATTATCTTTTTAGGAACTCATGATTATCAAGTTGCTAAAAACTCATTTTATTCAGCGCTGATTGTTTGTTTAATTGATAGCTGCCTGATTTTGGGTTTTCAATGGCTGGCGCAAGCTGCAGGTCTAGGGCCAGAAGCAGGAGAAGTCTTAGTTGGTCTGTCGCAAATGCCGGGTTTGAGTTACCCCCTGATTGCTGTGGCCGTGGCAATCTTTTCAACATTAGGTGCAGTGGCGGAAGCCGCGGTGGCAATGAGTTCCGGTCTATTAGAAATTAAAAAGCACAACCCTGACATTAGCCAGCACGAGCTGCTTGTTAGTGGCGGCAAAATTGGTAAGGATGTGTTAGGAACCGCGATGAACACAATTTTGTTCGGGATGTTCGGCAGTTTTCTCTCATTATTCTTGTGGTATTTCCGCTTGCATTACACTCTGGGTGAAGTTTTAAATGAAAAGTTATTTGTCAATGAAGCGTTAATCATTATGTATTCGCTTATTGGCGTGTTATTAACTGTTCCACTGTCGACGGCTTTTTTGGCACGAGGAATGGCAAAACGTGAGGTGAAAAATGAAGATAGAAGATAAGACGTTAACTAATTTTAATGGTCGTGAATTTAAGATTCATACTTATACTTTGGGTGATATTGGTGACTTGGTAACGGCCAAAAGACCACTAGCTGTAGTAATTCCCGGTGGCAGCTTTGACCATCTGTCTAAACGTGAGGGTGAGCCAGTTGCCTTGGCCTTTAATAATCGCGGGTTCAACAGTGTCGTAATGGATTATAACCTGATTCAAGATGAAGGGGACATCTATCCTGATGCGGGGTTAGATGTTTTGACCACGATTAAATATTATCGTGACCACGCTGCTGAATACCAGATTGATCCAGAAAGAATTGTCACAGTTGGCTTTTCTGCTGGTGGTCATGTTGCCAGCATTGCCAATGACTTTGCGACTTCAAGTAAGTATCAAAAACAGTACAATTTTGCTTGTCAGGATGTTATCCCTAATAAGACAATCTTGGGTTATCCATTAATTGATGTTAATAAGATTGGCTTTGATGTGCCTGATGGCGAAGAAGGCATGATCCCAGAAGATAGGTATCTGCAGGACAGTGCATTAAGTGTTACACGTGAAACTCCAGCAACCTTTATTTTTCATGCGTGGGATGACCAGGTTGTATTAGTTGAGAATACCTTGGAATATGTGGCGGCATTGCGGGCAAAAGATGTGCCGTGTGAAGTTCATATTTTTAATAAAGGTGGTCACGGCTTTTCACTGGGACGCGGCGACATGGTAACTAAGGGTCGCGAATGGCAAGAAAATCCGCACGCGGGACATTGGTTCGACCTTGCTCAAGAATGGCTGACAAGTGAATGGTAATTAAGATGAGGCAATCTGCTAAATAGCAGGTTGCCTTTTTATTTAACTAATATTTTCTAGAATTATTAAGCAAAGGACTTGCAATTTTTGCTAGAGGGTATATAATGCAAATATTTATATCGAAAGAAAGGACATGATTTTTTGAAGTTATTAAAGATGAAACTATTGACAGCAATTAATGGCTTACTGACAGTGAGCAGTTTAATCATGTTGTTCTTTGGGTTATGCAATCAAATTAATGAGTCAGGCAGCTTTTTAGCAGGTGAGCAGACAATCGCAAATAATGCTAATTTAATCATCTTTATGGCAGTAATCGCCATGATGATTTTCGGATTTGCGTTTTTTGCCAGCTGGATCAAGAAGAGAAAAGTTGAGGCACATTTATTACGACACGCGAGACACAGTGCGCACAGAGCGTAAACTGGTTAAT contains these protein-coding regions:
- a CDS encoding YibE/F family protein produces the protein MLKKVKRRYWVALIIAIIGLILTVCTYFATTIYSKDDVAVITDHTIKDTLVQKNRDVYNNHDETRKQILHLKILSGKYRGRTFTAPNIYYPSQMVTQKYRAGQRVFVSIRSGDPAIKNPKRDWVLVLALTVTIVLMVLVAGKESLGLVVSMALSWLLFYLVIICDVKLNGSYIILLFGLADVVFSFFSLLIVQGLNRKMLATWLATLLGVFVSFALCYLIMHITGESEIKYETGDYATQDPRGLFLAQTLLGILGAVMDEATDIISSLYELVQTKKDLTAKQMIASGRTMGQEIMGPLINVLVLIFMSEALPMTIIYLRDNNSLSSAFGFTLSLGVTQSVISAIGIVLTVVFATGCSLLFLEDKKWKARADK
- a CDS encoding YibE/F family protein — encoded protein: MSTLMALIIVLAVLMTLIGGETGIRSFFSVLINTLLLILVAVFISWGISIPVLILLFIPLKLVTIIFLGTHDYQVAKNSFYSALIVCLIDSCLILGFQWLAQAAGLGPEAGEVLVGLSQMPGLSYPLIAVAVAIFSTLGAVAEAAVAMSSGLLEIKKHNPDISQHELLVSGGKIGKDVLGTAMNTILFGMFGSFLSLFLWYFRLHYTLGEVLNEKLFVNEALIIMYSLIGVLLTVPLSTAFLARGMAKREVKNEDRR
- a CDS encoding alpha/beta hydrolase, with protein sequence MKIEDKTLTNFNGREFKIHTYTLGDIGDLVTAKRPLAVVIPGGSFDHLSKREGEPVALAFNNRGFNSVVMDYNLIQDEGDIYPDAGLDVLTTIKYYRDHAAEYQIDPERIVTVGFSAGGHVASIANDFATSSKYQKQYNFACQDVIPNKTILGYPLIDVNKIGFDVPDGEEGMIPEDRYLQDSALSVTRETPATFIFHAWDDQVVLVENTLEYVAALRAKDVPCEVHIFNKGGHGFSLGRGDMVTKGREWQENPHAGHWFDLAQEWLTSEW